One Campylobacter massiliensis DNA window includes the following coding sequences:
- a CDS encoding M20/M25/M40 family metallo-hydrolase: MKQEELKQYLAELKELTNIESPTASIEGVNSVAKWFMNKAETLGLKHETVALGTDKVADCLLISNNPNAAKFDVLFVAHMDTVFPVGSVQNTPFTQNEGKVNALGVIDDKGGALLSLYIIKELDLSKINVALFLNSHEETGSNFAKEKIREYARKSKFCLVMEPAREDGSMVATRKGVMSYVIEFYGVDAHAGNHPELGRSALVEAANFVVELSKLTDFAAGHTFNSIITNGGTAQNVVPEFASVTCEMRYKFASSVEFFNKKLDEILGKPFVNGVTHKKILINEEAPMIDEQNLPRIKAIFDEVAKKTGAKVNWVDAGGLSDGNITASAGCPTIDGLGPAGGNMHTKNEYMEVDSVVPKCNLVLDVIKKLV, encoded by the coding sequence ATGAAACAAGAGGAGCTAAAACAATACCTAGCCGAGCTAAAGGAGCTAACTAATATCGAGAGCCCGACGGCTAGCATAGAGGGTGTAAATAGCGTCGCAAAGTGGTTTATGAATAAGGCGGAGACGCTAGGTCTAAAACACGAAACGGTAGCGCTGGGCACCGATAAGGTCGCCGACTGCCTGCTTATCTCAAACAATCCTAATGCGGCGAAATTCGATGTGCTTTTCGTTGCGCACATGGATACGGTTTTTCCCGTTGGTTCGGTGCAAAATACCCCTTTTACCCAAAATGAGGGCAAGGTAAACGCACTAGGCGTCATCGACGACAAGGGCGGCGCGCTACTGTCGCTCTACATCATTAAGGAGCTTGATCTTAGCAAAATCAACGTCGCTTTATTTCTAAACTCGCACGAGGAGACGGGATCGAATTTTGCCAAAGAAAAGATCCGCGAATACGCTAGAAAGTCTAAATTTTGCCTAGTGATGGAGCCTGCTCGCGAGGACGGCTCGATGGTGGCTACCAGAAAGGGCGTGATGTCCTACGTGATCGAGTTTTACGGCGTGGACGCGCATGCTGGCAATCATCCCGAGCTCGGCCGTTCGGCGCTCGTCGAGGCGGCGAATTTCGTAGTCGAGCTATCAAAGCTGACTGATTTTGCGGCGGGGCATACCTTTAACTCCATCATCACAAACGGCGGCACCGCGCAAAACGTCGTGCCCGAGTTTGCCAGCGTGACTTGCGAGATGCGGTATAAATTTGCCTCTTCGGTCGAGTTTTTTAACAAAAAGCTAGATGAAATCCTGGGCAAACCGTTCGTAAACGGCGTAACGCACAAAAAGATACTAATAAACGAAGAAGCGCCGATGATAGACGAGCAAAATTTACCGAGGATCAAGGCGATCTTCGACGAGGTCGCCAAAAAAACGGGCGCGAAGGTGAACTGGGTGGATGCCGGCGGTCTAAGCGACGGCAATATCACGGCCTCGGCGGGCTGCCCGACGATCGACGGACTGGGACCTGCGGGCGGAAATATGCACACCAAAAACGAATACATGGAAGTTGACTCCGTCGTACCGAAGTGCAATCTCGTGCTAGACGTCATCAAAAAGCTTGTTTAA
- a CDS encoding alkylphosphonate utilization protein, protein MPKDANGTELNAGDNVTLIKDLKVKGAGATLKRGTMVKNIKLTDDDKEIEGKIDKMGVIVLKTEFLKKA, encoded by the coding sequence ATGCCAAAAGACGCAAACGGAACCGAACTAAATGCCGGAGATAACGTAACTCTGATCAAAGATCTAAAAGTAAAAGGCGCGGGCGCTACGCTAAAGCGCGGAACCATGGTAAAAAACATCAAGCTCACGGACGACGACAAAGAGATCGAAGGCAAGATCGATAAAATGGGCGTCATCGTGTTAAAGACGGAGTTTTTAAAGAAGGCTTAG